TATCGACACATTCATCCGTGAAGAACAGGAAAAAGACCGCCTGTTTAATGCCATTGATACCATTCCAGCCGTGAAAAAGAAAGCGGAGTGGGCATTGCGATGGATTGAAAAGTCGTCCTCTTTCGCCGAACGCCTGGTCGCTTTTGCAGCGGTAGAAGGCATATTCTTTTCAGGAAGTTTCTGTTCCATTTTCTGGTTGAAGAAAAAAGGATTGATGCCAGGGCTTTCGTTTTCCAACGAACTGATCAGCCGCGATGAAGGACTGCATTGCGATTTTGCCTGTCTGCTCTTTTCCATGCTGGAACATCCATGCGCACCGGAAACGGTCAGGGATATCATTACGGAAGCGGTGGTCTTTGAAAAGGAATTCGTGACCGATGCCTTGCCGGTTTCCCTCATTGGAATGAATGCCGGTCTGATGTCCGAGTACATCGAGTTTGTAGCGGACAGACTGCTTGTTGCGCTGGGGCAACCCAAAGTATACAAAACGGCCAACCCATTTCCATGGATGGAGCTGATCTCCATGCAAGGCAAAACCAACTTCTTCGAAAAACGGGTGGCAGAATATCAGAAAGCCGGCGTCACCACATCCAAGGACGACCAGGTATTTTCCATCAACGAAGATTTTTAATTCCTCTTTTCCGTAACCATAATACAATAACATCATGTACGTAATCAAAAGAGATGGCAGAAAAGAACAGGTGATGTTCGACAAGATCACTGCCCGCATCAACAAACTTTCCTATGGCCTCAACAACGACCTGATCAGCGCCGTGGAGATCTCCAAAAAAGTGATCCAGGGAATTTACGAAGGAGTCACCACTTCCGAACTGGATAACCTTGCTGCAGAAACCGCCGCTTCATTCACCACCAAACATCCGGATTATGCCATCCTGGCTGCGAGAATCGCTGTTTCCAATCTTCATAAGAATACAGTCAAGGATTTTTCTTCCACCATCAAAACGCTTTACAACTATATCGATCCGATCACAAAAGAGCAAGCACCACTCATCGCAGATGATGTGTACAGGATTATTTCCGACAATGCACAAAAACTGGATTCAGTGATCATCTACGATCGCGACTATCAATTCGATTACTTCGGGTTTAAAACACTGGAGCGCTCCTACCTGCTTCGTGTAAATGGCCAGGTCGTTGAAAGGCCCCAGCACATGCTGATGCGCGTTGCGGTAGGCATTCACAAGGAAGACATCGATGCCGCCATCGAGACTTACAACCTGATGTCCGAGAAATGGTTCATCCATGCCACACCTACCCTGTTCAATGCCGGCACACCCAGACCTCAGCTGTCGTCATGCTTTCTCCTTACTATGAAAGATGACAGCATTCCCGGCATCTTTCAAACCCTTCAGCAATGCGCAGAAATCTCCAAATCCGCCGGCGGCATTGGTCTCAGCATTCATAATGTAAGGGCGAACGGCAGCTACATCAAAGGAACCAACGGCACATCCAACGGTATCATCCCCATGTTGCGGGTATTCAACGATACCGCGCGATACGTGGATCAGGGAGGTGGAAAACGCAAAGGTGCTTTTGCCATTTACCTGGAACCCTGGCATGCTGATATTTTCGACTTCCTTGAATTGAAAAAGAATCATGGCAAGGAAGAACACCGCGCACGTGACCTTTTTTATGCATTGTGGATTCCGGATCTGTTTATGAAACGGGTAAAAGAAAATGGAGACTGGTCCCTCTTTTGTCCTAATGAGGCAAAAGGTCTTGATAATCTCTGGGGTAAAAACTTTGAAGAAACATACCTCGCTTTTGAACAACGCGGTATCGCCAGAAAAACGGTCAAAGCACAAAAGTTATGGTTCGCCATCCTGCAGTCTCAGATTGAAACCGGAGGTCCGTTCATGCTTTACAAAGACAGTGTGAATGCCAAGTCGAATCAGCAGAACCTAGGCACCATCCGGTCCAGTAATCTTTGCACAGAAATTATGGAGTACACCTCTCCGGATGAAGTGGCTGTATGCAACCTGGCATCCGTCGCTCTCAGCAAATTTGTAACAGATGGCACATATGATTTCAATAAGTTGTATGACGTGGTATACACGATGACCAAAAACCTCAATAAGATCATAGATGTGAACCACTATCCCATTCCGGAAGCCGAACGCTCCAACACCAGGCACCGACCGATTGGCATAGGTGTACAGGGGTTGGCGGATGCCTTCATCCAACTCCGCCTACCCTTCGACAGTGAAGAAGCCCGCATCCTCAACAAGAACATTTTTGAGACAATCTACTTTGCGGCTCTTACCGCATCAAAGGATCTTGCGAAGGCTCTGGGACCTTATGCGAGCTATGAAGGGTCTCCCATCCAGCAAGGCAAACTCCAGTTCGACTTGTGGAATGTAACGCCATCGGATCGTTGGGATTGGGAAACCCTGCGTGCAGAGATCAAGCAATATGGCGTACGTAACAGTCTGCTGCTCGCACCCATGCCCACCGCCTCCACGTCACAAATATTGGGTAACAACGAATGTATCGAACCCTATACTTCCAACATTTATACGCGACGTGTATTATCAGGTGAATTCGCGGTGGTAAACAAACACCTTCTGAAAGACCT
This is a stretch of genomic DNA from Flavobacteriales bacterium. It encodes these proteins:
- a CDS encoding ribonucleoside-diphosphate reductase subunit alpha, producing MYVIKRDGRKEQVMFDKITARINKLSYGLNNDLISAVEISKKVIQGIYEGVTTSELDNLAAETAASFTTKHPDYAILAARIAVSNLHKNTVKDFSSTIKTLYNYIDPITKEQAPLIADDVYRIISDNAQKLDSVIIYDRDYQFDYFGFKTLERSYLLRVNGQVVERPQHMLMRVAVGIHKEDIDAAIETYNLMSEKWFIHATPTLFNAGTPRPQLSSCFLLTMKDDSIPGIFQTLQQCAEISKSAGGIGLSIHNVRANGSYIKGTNGTSNGIIPMLRVFNDTARYVDQGGGKRKGAFAIYLEPWHADIFDFLELKKNHGKEEHRARDLFYALWIPDLFMKRVKENGDWSLFCPNEAKGLDNLWGKNFEETYLAFEQRGIARKTVKAQKLWFAILQSQIETGGPFMLYKDSVNAKSNQQNLGTIRSSNLCTEIMEYTSPDEVAVCNLASVALSKFVTDGTYDFNKLYDVVYTMTKNLNKIIDVNHYPIPEAERSNTRHRPIGIGVQGLADAFIQLRLPFDSEEARILNKNIFETIYFAALTASKDLAKALGPYASYEGSPIQQGKLQFDLWNVTPSDRWDWETLRAEIKQYGVRNSLLLAPMPTASTSQILGNNECIEPYTSNIYTRRVLSGEFAVVNKHLLKDLIELGLWSDKMKDRILIANGSVQDIREIPDEIKAIYKTAWEIKQRSLIDMAADRGAFICQSQSMNVFMQDANYKKLTSLHFHAWENGLKTGMYYLRTKAAADAIKFTVDASSLQGNDMAADNVESCSLENGDDCVMCQG
- a CDS encoding ribonucleotide-diphosphate reductase subunit beta; the protein is MEQQEAILQENKQRFVLFPIKHAEIWRMYKQAEASFWTTEEIDLAPDVTDWQKLSNDERHFISHVLAFFAASDGIVNENLVVHFMQDVTIPEARCFYGFQIAIENIHSETYSLLIDTFIREEQEKDRLFNAIDTIPAVKKKAEWALRWIEKSSSFAERLVAFAAVEGIFFSGSFCSIFWLKKKGLMPGLSFSNELISRDEGLHCDFACLLFSMLEHPCAPETVRDIITEAVVFEKEFVTDALPVSLIGMNAGLMSEYIEFVADRLLVALGQPKVYKTANPFPWMELISMQGKTNFFEKRVAEYQKAGVTTSKDDQVFSINEDF